The following coding sequences lie in one Aspergillus puulaauensis MK2 DNA, chromosome 3, nearly complete sequence genomic window:
- a CDS encoding uncharacterized protein (COG:F;~EggNog:ENOG410Q21E;~InterPro:IPR000845,IPR035994,IPR002110,IPR036770, IPR020683;~PFAM:PF01048,PF12796,PF00023,PF13606;~TransMembrane:1 (o1422-1442i);~go_function: GO:0003824 - catalytic activity [Evidence IEA];~go_function: GO:0005515 - protein binding [Evidence IEA];~go_process: GO:0009116 - nucleoside metabolic process [Evidence IEA]): MAPESDLPPKLGREEYTVAWVCILYSELMAARAMLDQEHQSLPCPNDQNSYVLGRMGKHNIVIVQTLSQGKASTAHVTANLVRSFPKVRFALIVGIGGGATTAPNPFGGVDNIRLGDVVVSQPSGSHGGILQYDFGKQYERGFRMGSHLNKPAHVLISATGRLRSNHGMRQGSILTFVDEGISKLDDVHFTFPGYENDRLFRPDYAHPEGIANCDGCDPSQIVTRKQSKGPSVHYGLIASADTVMKSATVRDRMREEHNVICFEMEAAGLMNNFPCIAIRGISDYGDSHKNNRWQPYAAITAAAYAKDLLAVIQPEEVDGTELAATIVTAIRKEIEPLKEASYAVRRNDILDWISPLNFRDEQRSLFQNCVPAGKWLLDSDKFKFWVDGAPWRLDYCGATGTGKTNICAIIVNHLQQQYPRRPVIHIYLDENKQAEQSSQNLLGSLLRQLIEFNPSGEIPLSVQQHYDHYGRRASPDTEVICRAFEAMLESYERTYLVMDRVGKNANIASDVDQDYPLQLMERNRKLSYLTTSLGYTENAQTVTCDICGSEDVLMYFTCECNGDKYDICWKCRQAGETCPQNHEGVMKHKTVEVEVRAPQEELEEYCRHRVELVIAKARKKQEQRDERLNPAGHTRYMIERLEKLSIYRIIAEHAQGNFLVAKCSMDDILAKDIALATDQDLLDSMQVIPYDSLAKHVIRKLKSIEYQPMGHERRLAWGTLCFVYSAQVMPTLKMLKHALALGGNTGLIDQSKVDDKESVLEACKGLIVIYSVGDDEFSVSFFHGCVKEVLTRLDQEEEPKTMLTKAHANMASMCLKYLKHSDVLDHSKMVAEYPFLSYALEYWGDHVREACLESGESDQQDAFQFLQNTAKMKALAQAVELADIRDLVSWIHEGAHRLHICAWFGLSRFINRLVRDSNDDSNINRRDRRYDRTPLRYACFRGQVDSVRLLLELDADIEDSTLVDAILGFPDVNAPALENEKNNRREIVRLLLQSKSININARVGGCGKTALMLAAKRLDIQLVKTLMEDESIDLDCRDNNGLTVMLHGVQSLAQNMEDPDLQDSCLELVSLFLLHGANPNIVDNAGQSPLSVAVTTGQTKTVEALLRCNQIKMAFPNRLVHLASADTHPTVISVLHANFSRNPGYSINALDEAGRTPLHHACQSSNGRAQKTIHALLERGADPNIADKNSHTASMLLHASQRSDVVADLATRYLHLNGLSSSSTEVGLSIQHRDLPALALANQRRWDLIEDVIATASERADLKDHDLVGHTILHRAVMHDQQDLVNTILSARVLNPNCADRYGQSPLHLSESVHTAKALVSYGCDIDTVDFSGDTALAAALRRENRCVVDYLLEAGASVTNTREEIVQHLLVTATRTGSAKAVEALVNHDPRSTTTLLDWQAICDSFRGWVHITYSPFKHVPLPLILFIFAGVCLVEVVFAV, from the exons ATGGCTCCTGAATCCGATCTTCCCCCAAAGCTTGGGCGCGAGGAATACACAGTGGCATGGGTATGTATCCTCTACTCGGAGCTCATGGCCGCCAGAGCCATGCTAGATCAAGAGCATCAGTCCCTCCCTTGTCCTAACGACCAGAATTCATACGTCCTCGGCCGAATGGGAAAACATAACATTGTGATAGTACAGACACTCTCCCAAGGGAAAGCCTCCACGGCACATGTAACTGCAAACCTGGTGAGGTCCTTCCCCAAAGTCCGCTTTGCGCTTATTGTGGGCATTGGGGGAGGTGCGACGACTGCACCCAATCCTTTCGGTGGGGTGGATAATATCAGACTCGGCGATGTGGTTGTCAGCCAGCCTTCGGGGTCTCATG GAGGCATTCTGCAGTACGACTTTGGCAAACAGTACGAACGAGGGTTTCGGATGGGCTCGCACCTAAATAAGCCGGCACATGTCCTGATTTCTGCGACGGGGAGACTGAGGTCCAATCATGGCATGAGACAAGGGAGCATCCTGACCTTCGTCGATGAGGGAATATCCAAGCTCGATGATGTTCACTTCACCTTTCCCGGCTATGAGAATGACCGCTTGTTTCGCCCGGACTATGCTCACCCAGAAGGGATAGCCAACTGTGACGGATGTGACCCTAGCCAGATAGTGACTCGAAAACAGAGCAAAGGCCCCTCTGTTCATTACGGCCTCATTGCCTCTGCTGATACGGTGATGAAGTCAGCGACTGTCCGAGATCGGATGCGTGAGGAGCACAACGTGATTTGtttcgagatggaggctgccGGATTGATGAACAACTTTCCATGTATTGCTATCCGTGGCATTTCTGATTATGGCGATAGTCATAAGAACAATAGGTGGCAGCCCTACGCCGCTATCACGGCAGCGGCATATGCGAAGGACCTCCTGGCAGTTATTCAGCCagaggaagtggatggaaCGGAGCTGGCTGCTACTATAG TCACTGCAATAAGGAAAGAAATCGAGCCGCTCAAGGAGGCCTCTTATGCTGTCCGTCGGAATGACATCTTAGACTGGATCAGCCCCCTAAATTTCCGCGACGAGCAACGGAGCCTGTTCCAGAACTGCGTCCCTGCCGGAAAATGGCTTCTGGACTCAGACAAATTCAAGTTTTGGGTCGATGGGGCTCCTTGGCGCCTTGACTATTGCGGAGCGACAGGAACCGGAAAA ACCAATATTTGTGCCATCATAGTGAAtcatctgcagcagcaatACCCCCGGCGACCCGTCATCCACATCTACCTAGATGAGAATAAACAGGCAGAGCAAAGTTCTCAAAACCTGCTGGGCAGCTTGCTTCGACAACTAATCGAATTCAATCCATCGGGCGAGATCCCCCTGTCAGTACAGCAGCACTATGACCACTACGGCCGAAGAGCCTCGCCCGATACAGAGGTTATCTGCAGGGCCTTTGAGGCCATGCTTGAGAGCTATGAGCGAACTTACCTAGTCATGGATCGAGTCGGCAAAAACGCGAACATTGCGAGCGATGTCGACCAAGATTATCCCCTGCAGCTCATGGAGAGGAACCGAAAGCTTAGTTACCTTACCACGTCTTTGGGGTACACCGAAAACGCGCAGACGGTGACGTGTGACATCTGCGGTTCGGAGGATGTTCTCATGTACTTTACGTGTGAATGCAACGGCGACAAATACGATATATGCTGGAAGTGCCGGCAGGCAGGGGAAACATGCCCCCAAAACCATGAGGGAGTTATGAAGCACAAGacggtcgaggtcgaggtgCGGGCTCCCCAGGAAGAACTCGAGGAGTATTGCCGTCACCGGGTGGAGTTGGTCATCGCCAAAGCACGCAAGAAACAGGAGCAAAGGGACGAGCGGCTAAACCCGGCAGGACATACACGGTATATGATCGAAAGACTCGAGAAGCTGAGCATCTATAGAATAATCGCTGAACATGCGCAGGGGAACTTCCTGGTGGCGAAGTGTTCGATGGACGATATCCTGGCAAAGGACATTGCCTTGGCCACGGACCAAGACCTGCTTGACAGCATGCAAGTTATTCCGTACGATTCATTGGCAAAACACGTTATTCGAAAGCTGAAAAGTATCGAGTACCAGCCGATGGGCCACGAAAGGCGACTGGCATGGGGCACGCTGTGCTTTGTCTACTCAGCACAGGTCATGCCGACCCTGAAGATGCTCAAGCATGCACTGGCTTTGGGCGGTAACACAGGCTTGATTGACCAGTCTAAAGTGGATGATAAAGAGTCCGTATTGGAAGCATGCAAGGGATTGATCGTGATCTATAGTGTTGGCGATGACGAGTTTTCCGTCTCGTTTTTCCACGGCTGCGTCAAAGAAGTCCTGACGCGGCTtgaccaggaagaagagcccaAAACCATGTTGACCAAGGCACACGCCAACATGGCCTCTATGTGCCTAAAATACCTCAAGCACTCAGATGTACTGGATCACTCCAAGATGGTCGCAGAGTATCCTTTCCTGTCTTATGCCTTGGAGTACTGGGGGGACCATGTCAGGGAGGCCTGTCTAGAGTCCGGGGAATCAGACCAGCAAGACGCATTCCAGTTCTTGCAAAACACCGCAAAAATGAAAGCACTTGCTCAAGCAGTGGAGCTGGCAGATATCAGAGACCTTGTGTCCTGGATCCACGAAGGAGCCCATAGGCTTCACATCTGTGCCTGGTTTGGGCTATCAAGGTTCATCAACAGGCTTGTCCGCGACAGCAACGATGATAGCAACATCAACCGCCGCGATCGACGATATGATAGGACTCCCTTGCGATATGCTTGCTTCCGGGGCCAGGTTGACTCTGTGCGCCTGTTGCTAGAATTGGACGCCGATATCGAGGATTCCACGCTAGTAGATGCCATCCTCGGATTTCCTGATGTGAATGCTCCGGCCCTTGAAAACGAGAAAAATAATCGCCGTGAAATCGTGCGGTTGCTCCTGCAGAGTAAAAGCATAAACATCAACGCTAGGGTCGGTGGTTGCGGCAAAACAGCTCTTATGCTTGCAGCGAAACGCCTCGACATTCAATTAGTGAAAACGCTAATGGAAGATGAATCCATAGATCTTGATTGCAGGGACAATAATGGACTGACAGTCATGCTCCATGGTGTACAATCCCTTGCACAAAATATGGAAGACCCAGACTTGCAAGACAGCTGTCTTGAGCTTGTAAGCCTATTCCTTCTGCACGGGGCCAACCCTAATATAGTTGACAACGCCGGACAAAGCCCCCTTAGCGTGGCGGTAACAACTGGCCAGACGAAGACTGTCGAGGCCCTGTTGCGATGCAATCAGATAAAGATGGCTTTTCCTAACAGGCTTGTTCACCTTGCCAGTGCAGACACACATCCGACAGTGATTAGCGTGTTGCATGCCAATTTCTCGAGGAATCCAGGATACAGCATCAACGCGCTGGATGAAGCAGGGCGCACTCCGCTCCACCATGCATGTCAATCATCTAACGGCCGTGCGCAGAAAACCATCCATGCATTACTGGAGCGAGGAGCTGATCCGAACATTGCCGATAAGAATTCTCATACAGCTTCGATGTTGCTTCATGCATCCCAGAGGAgtgatgttgttgctgatttGGCCACTCGCTATCTCCATCTAAATGgcttatcttcctcctcgacggAAGTCGGGCTCTCCATCCAACACAGAGATCTCCCGGCATTGGCCCTCGCAAACCAACGCCGCTGGGATCTCATCGAAGATGTCATTGCTACTGCCAGCGAAAGGGCCGACCTCAAGGACCACGACCTGGTCGGGCATACTATCCTGCACCGTGCAGTAATGCACGACCAACAAGACCTGGTGAACACGATTCTGTCCGCTAGAGTCCTCAACCCAAACTGTGCTGATCGATACGGGCAGTCTCCGCTGCATCTATCGGAGAGTGTCCATACCGCAAAGGCACTAGTCAGTTATGGCTGTGATATCGACACCGTCGACTTCTCAGGGGACactgcgctggctgctgctctccgaAGAGAGAATCGCTGCGTTGTGGATTACCTCCTTGAAGCCGGCGCAAGCGTAACAAACACTCGCGAGGAAATAGTACAGCATCTGCTAGTCACAGCAACAAGGACAGGATCTGCCAAGGCTGTTGAGGCTCTAGTTAATCATGATCCTCGTTCTACTACTACTCTTCTAGATTGGCAGGCTATTTGTGACAGCTTTCGCGGGTGGGTTCACATTACCTATAGCCCGTTCAAACACGTCCCCTTGCCTTTAATACTGTTTATCTTCGCGGGGGTTTGTCTAGTTGAGGTCGTCTTTGCGGTTTAG
- a CDS encoding Ras GTPase activating protein IRA2 (COG:T;~EggNog:ENOG410QD7G;~InterPro:IPR001936,IPR000593,IPR023152,IPR008936;~PFAM:PF03836,PF00616;~go_function: GO:0005515 - protein binding [Evidence IEA];~go_process: GO:0007165 - signal transduction [Evidence IEA];~go_process: GO:0043087 - regulation of GTPase activity [Evidence IEA]), producing the protein MSSHDTRSLRQSKRMSVTALYLSMSAKDRDLEISDDLARAQKFLRELKSKISSQSKKNFVLEKDVRYLDSRIALLIQNRMALEEQNEVANRLDDTVDPQEGFFPNDDKTQKYGNLLFLLQTEPRHIAHLCRLVSMAEIDSLLQTVMFTIYGNQYESREEHLLLTMFQSVLTYQFDNTPEYSSLLRQNTPVSRMMTTYTRRGPGQSYLRQVLAEQINGLIELRDVDLEINPLKVYEAMVKEIEEETGSLPDNLPRGVTAETAAENPQVQAIIAPRLKKLTDIANSFLTTIITSVNQAPYGIRWICKQIRSLSRRKYPDAHDQTICTLIGGFFFLRFINPAIVTPRSYMLIDATPTDRPRRTLTLIAKMLQNLANKPSYAKEPYMAKLQPFIQQNKERVNKFMLDLCEVQDFYESLEMDNYVALSKRDLELQITLNEVYATHTLLEKHNMALAQDQHSHLQEILQELGPAPPQLPRKENRTITVPLFSRWETALDDLTSALDITQEEVFFMEAKSTFVQILRSLPSHSSVARRPLRLDRIAEAAATLKNDAVMVRKGIRTMELLSQLQEMGVIDRSDEFSLLRDEVEQELVHLGSLKEKVMEETKQLESVYSAIRDHNAYLVGQLETYKSYLQNVRSQSEGKSRKQQKHQELGPYKFTHQQLEKEGVIRKSNVPENRRANIYFMFKSPLPGTFVISLHYKGRARGLLELDLKLDDLLEMQKDSLEDLDLEYVQFNVSKVLTLLNKRFSRKKGW; encoded by the exons ATGTCTTCCCACGATACTCGGTCGCTTCGCCAGTCGAAGCGGATGTCCGTTACCGCGCTCTACCTGTCGATGTCCGCGAAGGACAGGGACCTTGAAATATCAGATGACCTGGCGAGAG CTCAAAAATTCTTACGAGAACTGAAGTCAAAGATCTCTTCCCAGTCGAAAAAGAACTTCGTCCTAGAAAAGGATGTACGTTATTTAGATTCACGAATAGCATTGCTTATTCAGAACCGCATGGCTTTGGAAGAG CAAAACGAGGTTGCAAACCGCCTGGACGACACTGTTGACCCCCAGGAAGGTTTCTTCCCCAACGATGATAAAACACAAAAATATGGAaaccttctcttccttcttcaaaCGGAACCCCGCCACATTGCGCATCTGTGTCGACTTGTCTCGATGGCGGAAATCGATTCTTTGCTCCAAACCGTCATGTTCACTATCTATGGAAACCAGTACGAGAGTCGCGAAGAGCACCTGCTGCTCACCATGTTTCAGTCTGTGCTCACCTATCAATTCGATAATACCCCGGAATATTCCTCGCTCCTGCGACAAAATACCCCTGTTTCGCGTATGATGACCACCTACACTCGACGTGGGCCCGGTCAGAGTTATCTGAGACAGGTCTTGGCCGAACAGATCAACGGGTTGATCGAGTTACGTGACGTCGACTTGGAAATCAACCCCTTGAAAGTCTATGAGGCCATGGTgaaagaaatcgaagaagagaCTGGTTCGCTGCCGGACAACCTCCCTCGCGGCGTCACAGCGGAAACCGCTGCAGAGAACCCCCAAGTGCAGGCCATCATTGCGCCGCGTCTCAAGAAGCTCACAGATATTGCAAACTCTTTCCTCACGACGATCATCACCTCTGTGAACCAAGCGCCTTACGGTATCCGCTGGATTTGCAAACAAATCCGAAGTCTGTCACGGCGGAAGTACCCAGACGCTCATGATCAGACCATCTGTACCCTGATCGGaggctttttcttcttgcgtTTCATCAACCCGGCCATTGTCACTCCACGCTCGTATATGTTGATTGACGCTACTCCTACCGACAGACCTCGACGCACTCTAACTTTGATCGCCAAGATGCTTCAGAACTTGGCCAACAAGCCTTCCTATGCGAAGGAACCGTATATGGCCAAGCTGCAGCCTTTCATTCAACAGAACAAGGAGCGTGTCAACAAATTCATGCTTGATCTGTGTGAAGTGCAAGACTTTTACGAGAGTTTAGAGATGGACAATTATGTTGCACTCTCTAAGCGAGACCTCGAATTACAGATCACTCTCAACGAGGTGTATGCTACCCACACTTTGCTGGAGAAGCACAACATGGCCTTGGCTCAGGATCAACATTCCCACCTCCAGGAAATCCTCCAGGAGTTGGGCCCTGCTCCTCCACAGCTCCCACGCAAAGAAAATCGAACCATCACCGTTCCTCTGTTTAGCCGATGGGAAACCGCGCTAGATGACTTGACGTCGGCCCTGGACATTACTCAGGAAGAAGTTTTCTTCATGGAAGCTAAATCAACGTTTGTTCAAATTTTGCGTTCCCTTCCTTCCCACTCTTCGGTGGCACGTCGCCCTCTTCGCTTGGATCGTATCGCCGAAGCTGCAGCGACTTTAAAGAATGACGCTGTCATGGTCCGCAAGGGTATTCGCACCATGGAGCTTCTGAGCCAATTGCAGGAGATGGGTGTCATTGATCGCTCCGACGAATTCAGTCTCCTTCGGGACGAAGTTGAACAGGAACTCGTCCACTTGGGAtctttgaaggagaaggtcatGGAAGAGACGAAACAATTGGAGTCTGTCTATTCAGCCATCCGCGACCATAACGCGTATCTTGTTGGTCAGCTGGAAACATACAAGTCGTATCTCCAAAATGTCCGCAGCCAATCCGAAGGAAAGTCAAGGAAACAGCAGAAACACCAAGAGCTGGGTCCCTACAAGTTCACCCACCAGCAACTCGAGAAGGAAGGTGTGATTCGCAAGAGCAATGTGCCTGAGAATAGACGGGCAAACATCTATTTCATGTTCAAGAGTCCCTTACCTGGGACTTTCGTTATCAGTCTGCATTACAAAG GTCGTGCTCGTGGGCTGCTCGAGTTGGATCTCAAACTCGATGATTTGCTCGAGATGCAGAAGGACAGCTTGGAAGACCTTGACCTGGAATATGTTCAATTCAATGTCTCCAAGGTGCTTACGCTCCTGAACAAACGCTTCTCGCGTAAGAAGGGCTGGTAA
- the SEC14 gene encoding SEC14 family lipid-binding protein (COG:I;~EggNog:ENOG410PG4Q;~InterPro:IPR011074,IPR036865,IPR036273,IPR001251;~PFAM:PF00650,PF03765), which yields MATTADQKTVPASKYDDYDFPTTAPEAKPGHPGHTTPEQDAKVEQLRSELEKEGYTERLDTLTLLRFLRARKFDVAASKAMFVATEKWRKEFGTDDLARTFEYAEKPEVSKYYVQFYHKTDKDGRPVYIEKLGGIDLNALQKVTTDERMLKNLVTEYEKLADPRLPACSRKAGKLLETCCSIMDLKGAGLMTAPSVYNYLSRASGISQNYYPERLGKLYLINAPWGFSTVFSVVKGFLDPVTVEKIHVLGSGYQTELLKQVPKESLPKQYGGTCECEGGCENSDMGPWREAEWAKEPKWALPKTQEDQNAIKNEDTGVEKNAEVPEAAPQPTA from the exons ATGGCAACTACCGCTGACCAAAAGACGGTCCCTGCGTCCAAGTACGACGACTATGACTTCCCCACCACTGCCCCCGAGGCGAAACCTGGCCACCCTGGCCATACCACGCCGGAGCAGGATGCCAAGGTAGAGCAGCTCCGCAGCGAACTCGAGAAGGAGGGCTACACGGAAAGGCTGGATACCTTGACTCTTCTGCGCTTCTTGCGGGCTCGGAAGTTCGATGTTGCCGCCTCCAAGGCCAT GTTTGTCGCAACTGAGAAGTGGAGGAAGGAATTCGGAACAGACGATCTCGCTCGCACCTTCGAATACGCTGAAAAGCCGGAGGTTTCTAAGTACTATGTCCAGTTCTACCACAAGACGGACAAG GATGGACGACCTGTCTATATCGAGAAACTCGGCGGTATTGATCTCAATGCTTTACAGAAGGTTACCACCGACGAGCGCATGCTGAAAAACCTTGTGACTGAATATGAGAAGCTTGCGGACCCTCGGTTGCCCGCTTGCTCGCGAAAGGCCGGAAAACTGCTGGAAACATGCTGCAGTATCATGGATCTGAAGGGTGCTGGTCTCATGACCGCCCCATCTGTGTACAACTATCTCAGCCGCGCATCTGGTATCTCTCAAAACTACTACCCCGAGCGACTGGGGAAGTTGTACCTGATCAATGCTCCATGGGGTTTCAGCACTGTGTTCAGCGTTGTTAAGGGCTTCCTCGACCCTGTCACTGTTGAAAAGATCCATGTTCTCGGCTCCGGTTACCAAACAGAGTTGTTGAAGCAGGTTCCCAAGGAGAGCCTCCCTAAGCAATACGGTGGCACTTGTGAGTGTGAGGGAGGATGCGAGAACAGCGACATGGGCCCATGGCGTGAGGCAGAATGGGCCAAGGAGCCTAAATGGGCTCTCCCCAAAACCCAGGAGGACCAGAACGCTATCAAGAATGAGGACACTGGTGTCGAAAAGAACGCCGAAGTGCCAGAGGCCGCTCCTCAACCTACTGCATAG
- a CDS encoding uncharacterized protein (COG:S;~EggNog:ENOG410PSR7;~InterPro:IPR013950;~PFAM:PF08641;~go_component: GO:0000776 - kinetochore [Evidence IEA];~go_process: GO:0000070 - mitotic sister chromatid segregation [Evidence IEA]) — protein sequence MDSSHYRKIELQSAADFTYLHGNTIALSRQKLDLHLPPSAAPNNGPDPMRERVGELVDDFITRTFTTASSSVSINGLDSESPEFPFPAAFTAPAETVEYEAFDGKLAARVSSLYAQLESLTTTVAQLRRDAPGKAARDYVEELGRVIEEEDKDEDNVGEEGEGEEDVEMGDADATANAEQPESQSEEAATKPKEKRERRKQAKKESELWDLDIPLGTEKEAERWRNGEIAEVYEDALRTLLRLQGDAVPGDDEGSDPHGMDGSALASTVGKAERAGRAVDFVEKI from the exons ATGGACTCCTCACACTACCGCAAAATCGAGCTCCAATCCGCCGCAGACTTCACCTACCTCCATGGCAACACCATCGCCCTCTCGCGCCAAAAACTCGATCTGCATTTACCCCCCTCCGCGGCCCCAAACAATGGGCCGGATCCCATGCGCGAGCGCGTGGGcgagcttgttgatgat TTCATAACCCGCACCTTCACCACCGCATCCTCCAGCGTATCAATCAATGGGCTCGACTCAGAGTCACCCGAGTTCCCCTTCCCGGCTGCGTTTACGGCGCCTGCAGAGACGGTTGAGTATGAGGCGTTTGATGGGAAGTTAGCGGCGCGGGTGTCGTCGCTGTATGCGCAGTTGGAGTCGTTGACGACGACGGTGGCGCAGCTGAGAAGGGATGCGCCGGGGAAGGCGGCGAGGGACTatgttgaggagcttgggaGGGTTattgaggaggaagataaggACGAAGATAACGTCggggaggaaggggagggggaggaggatgttgagatgggCGATGCGGATGCGACTGCGAACGCAGAGCAACCGGAATCACAATCCGAAGAGGCAGCAACAAAgccaaaagagaagagagaacgGCGGAAGCAGGCGAAGAAAGAATCAGAGCTGTGGGATCTGGATATCCCGCTCGGAAcagagaaggaggcagagCGGTGGCGGAATGGGGAGATTGCAGAGGTCTACGAAGATGCATTGCGGACattgcttcggcttcagGGTGATGCTGTACcgggcgacgacgaagggTCCGATCCCCACGGAATGGACGGCAGTGCGCTGGCGTCCACAGTGGGTAAAGCCGAGCGAGCTGGCCGGGCGGTTGATTTTGTAGAGAAGATCTGA
- a CDS encoding uncharacterized protein (COG:S;~EggNog:ENOG410PIJF;~InterPro:IPR006614;~go_component: GO:0016021 - integral component of membrane [Evidence IEA]) encodes METTNIQLIDKTAPAEIATDDLARGFSRTTTSTSTGSRLWSRPSIRAERAKRKYAKWQPDRLGVAASNEGEADQPSSSDEGGLLRAGTMTNTLTNTDTIQEGVSSDHTNGYQSDSQALFEQNNTAEQVQQQDFGAGTGNTSGSESGNGTTHQSKNHPTICGLKPGSELDILYENQRGWFFFGIPLYSNQSLLNMDPPSWVNASGKRSFVNITNAQVPDPSWEWAWKTWYVDMSGDVDDQGWQYAFSFSLSSSWHGTHPFWHSFVRRRRWVRLRVKKVSPAERQRRSRTGLEMGHTLNEDYFTIHTGVRRKQASISERASRTTSVNLGRSATDNEGDEGVDEIRNIPALMYAIKAAIVDREKFDAVRKFVDEGGEELYYLDGRIPEIMSRLVYQTSRWQLLAYLNDTIQNISKQQQDQESNEQTMFEAEGLRRKHEYLSRAADTAERHLAGPEVFHEPNADEDTQRPSTTTEMLDLTPGNRRDSLLSRVSGRYSFQPMDNGGEIRGIPPEAEIGHEFHIY; translated from the exons ATGGAAACCACGAACATCCAGCTCATTGACAAGACGGCTCCTGCCGAGATCGCTACAGACGACCTAGCCAGAGGCTTCTCCAGGacaaccaccagcaccagcaccgggTCTCGACTGTGGAGCCGACCGTCGATTCGCGCGGAGCGGGCAAAACGGAAATATGCGAAATGGCAACCTGATCGGTTAGGCGTTGCTGCTTCGAATGAGGGCGAGGCTGATcagccgtcgtcgtcggacGAAGGAGGCTTGTTGCGGGCAGGTACAATGACAAACACTCTCACCAACACGGATACAATTCAGGAGGGTGTCAGTAGTGACCACACGAACGGTTACCAGTCTGACTCGCAGGCCCTCTTCGAGCAGAATAACACGGCGGAGCAAgtccagcagcaggatttcggcgctggcactggcaATACGAGCGGAAGTGAAAGCGGAAATGGAACCACACATCAATCAAAGAACCACCCCACGATCTGTGGCTTGAAACCAGGAAGCGAGTTGGATATCTTGTACGAAAATCAACGTGGCTGGTTCTTCTTCGGTATCCCGCTTTATTCTAATCAGTCCCTCCTTAATATGGACCCACCGTCTTGGGTAAACGCGAGCGGGAAACGCAGTTTCGTCAATATCACAAACGCCCAGGTCCCCGATCCGAGCTGGGAATGGGCATGGAAAACCTGGTACGTGGATATGTCGGGTGACGTTGATGACCAAGGGTGGCAGTATGCATTCTCGTTCTCCCTGTCATCATCATGGCATGGGACACATCCGTTCTGGCACTCGTTTGTGCGGCGGAGACGATGGGTGCGGTTACGAGTTAAAAAGGTTTCTCCTGCTGAAAGGCAAAGACGGAGTCGGACGGGCCTGGAAATGGGCCATACGCTTAATGAAGATTACTTTACGATACATACGGGGGTGAGAAGGAAACAGGCTTCTATCTCAGAGAGGGCTTCCCGGACGACATCGGTGAATTTAGGGAGGTCTGCTACGGATAacgaaggagatgaaggtgTGGATGAGATTAGGAATATCCCCGCTTTGATGTATGCGATCAAGGCTGCGATTGTGGATCGGGAAAAGTTTGATGCCGTGAGAAAGTTCGTCGatgaaggaggggaggaactATACTACTTGGACGGGAGG ATCCCCGAAATCATGAGCCGGCTCGTCTATCAAACCTCCCGATGGCAGCTCCTCGCATATTTAAACGACACCATACAAAATATATCCAAGCAACAGCAGGACCAAGAGTCTAATGAACAAACTATGTTTGAGGCCGAAGGTCTCCGCCGCAAGCATGAATATCTCTCTCGTGCCGCCGACACAGCAGAGCGGCATCTCGCCGGCCCCGAAGTATTCCACGAACCTAACGCGGACGAGGACACACAGCggccctcaacaacaacagaaatGCTCGATCTTACGCCAGGGAATAGAAGGGATAGCCTCTTATCTCGAGTCTCTGGCAGGTATTCGTTCCAGCCGATGGATAATGGAGGCGAGATTAGGGGCATCCCACCAGAGGCGGAGATTGGACATGAGTTCCATATTTATTGA